A stretch of the Amycolatopsis sp. BJA-103 genome encodes the following:
- a CDS encoding QcrA and Rieske domain-containing protein yields MTAELHSRRTVLTTGAAVAGAAVGAVALTACGSDKPSAGSAAAPPAAAPGETLTALSDIEVGQAKAAKTADGKDVIVTRTAEGTAAAFSAICTHQGCAVVPEGAELKCPCHNSIFDAKTGAVKKGPADQPLPSIAVKVTNGQVVTA; encoded by the coding sequence ATGACTGCCGAACTCCACTCCCGCCGCACCGTCCTGACCACCGGGGCCGCCGTCGCCGGCGCGGCCGTCGGTGCCGTGGCCCTCACGGCCTGCGGAAGCGACAAGCCGTCGGCCGGCTCGGCCGCGGCACCGCCCGCCGCGGCACCGGGCGAAACCCTGACCGCGCTCTCCGACATCGAGGTCGGCCAGGCGAAGGCCGCCAAGACCGCCGACGGCAAGGACGTGATCGTCACCAGGACCGCCGAAGGCACCGCGGCCGCGTTCAGCGCGATCTGCACGCACCAGGGCTGCGCGGTCGTCCCGGAGGGCGCGGAACTCAAGTGTCCTTGCCACAACTCGATCTTCGACGCGAAGACCGGCGCGGTCAAAAAGGGGCCCGCGGACCAGCCGCTGCCTTCGATCGCGGTCAAGGTCACCAACGGCCAGGTCGTCACGGCCTGA